The following are from one region of the Arachis duranensis cultivar V14167 chromosome 10, aradu.V14167.gnm2.J7QH, whole genome shotgun sequence genome:
- the LOC107470399 gene encoding probable Histone-lysine N-methyltransferase ATXR5 — protein MAPATSPARSAKRLIGFSRRTQAIHPHGQQSPCGPPAKKYKSMTDIMARAPYAVVEREDYGDLSCEQCGSGERPEELLLCDKCDRGFHMKCARPIVVRVPIGSWLCPECVGSNNRQRRIKSFSQRKLIDFFGIQRSDNDHVRAASSQDAKKRRRRSRPLVMHKRRRRLLPFIPSEDSNQRNKQMNSLATALSALHMDFSDDLRYLPGMAPRSANQAILEDGGMQILSKEDMETLEHCRAMSRRGECAPFLIVYDAREGYTVVADAPIKDLTFIAEYTGDVDYLKNRESDDCDSMMTLLLSSDHSQSLVICADKRGNIARFINGINNHTPEGRKKQNCKCVRYNVNGECRVLLVATRDISKGERLYYDYNGYEHEYPTHHFV, from the exons ATGGCTCCTGCCACCTCACCGGCGCGGTCGGCCAAGAGGCTCATCGGCTTTAGCCGCCGGACGCAGGCAATTCACCCGCACGGTCAGCAGTCGCCGTGCGGGCCGCCGGCGAAGAAGTACAAGTCGATGACGGACATAATGGCGAGGGCGCCGTACGCCGTCGTGGAGCGCGAAGATTACGGCGACCTCAGCTGCGAGCAATGCGGCTCCGGCGAGCGGCCGGAGGAGCTGCTTCTCTGCGACAAATGCGACAGAGGGTTCCACATGAAATGCGCGAGGCCTATCGTCGTTAGGGTTCCTATTGGATCCTGGCTTTGCCCTGAATGCGTTGGAAgcaacaacagacagagaagaataaaaa GCTTCTCGCAGCGTAAGTTAATTGATTTCTTCGGGATTCAGAGGAGCGACAATGATCACGTTAGAGCTGCTTCTTCTCAAG ATGCTAAGAAGCGTCGAAGACGATCACGCCCTCTGGTTATGCACAAGAGAAGGAGGAGATTATTACCATTTATTCCTTCAGAAGATTCGAACCAAAGAAATAAACAGATGAATTCACTTGCTACTGCTTTATCAGCATTGCATATGGATTTTAGCGATGACCTCAGATACTTGCCTGGAATGGCTCCTAGATCTGCTAATCAAGCCATATTAGAAGATGGTGGCATGCAG ATTCTTTCAAAGGAAGATATGGAGACCTTGGAACACTGCAGAGCTATGTCTAGAAGAGGCGAATGTGCCCCCTTTCTAATTGTTTATGATGCACGCGAAGG CTATACTGTGGTGGCTGATGCTCCAATCAAGGATTTGACATTTATTGCGGAATACACGGGCGATGTGGATTACCTTAAGAATCGAGAAAGTGATGATTGTGACAGTATGATGACCCTTCTTTTATCAAGTGATCATTCTCAAAGTCTTGTCATCTGTGCTGATAAACGCGGAAACATTGCTAGGTTTATTAATGGCATCAACAATCATACTCC GGAAGGTAGGAAGAAGCAGAACTGTAAATGTGTGAGATACAATGTTAACGGTGAATGCAGGGTCCTTTTGGTTGCTACTCGTGATATTTCTAAGGGCGAGAGGCTTTATTATGATTATAATGGTTATGAGCATGAATACCCCACACATCATTTTGTCTAA